One window of the Salvia miltiorrhiza cultivar Shanhuang (shh) chromosome 6, IMPLAD_Smil_shh, whole genome shotgun sequence genome contains the following:
- the LOC130988434 gene encoding casein kinase 1-like protein 2 isoform X2, giving the protein MEPRVGNKYRLGRKIGSGSFGEIYLGTNIQTNDEVAIKLENVKTKHPQLLYESKLYRILQGGTGIPNVRWFGVEGDYNVLVMDLLGPSLEDLFNFCSRKLSLKTVLMLADQMINRVEFVHSKSFLHRDIKPDNFLMGLGRRANQVYVIDFGLAKKYRDSSTHQHIPYRENKNLTGTARYASMNTHLGIEQSRRDDLESLGFVLMYFLRGSLPWQGLKAGTKKQKYEKISEKKVSTSIEALCRGYPTEFASYFHYCRSLRFEDKPEYAYLKRIFRDLFIREGFQFDYVFDWTILKYQQSQMAAPPSRSLGPGAGTSSALPPAVPSGERLPAGDEEGRVVGTSSGDPSGRRSGQIINARISREKSPAANDSGSKDALLSSSTFFGRSSGTLRRGTVSGSRETFTLGNDSDPTRSRTPEASPATANKTSSGQRSFPLGGSSNAKHTSSGVNNSSIKNYDSTIKGIESLHFDDEERFH; this is encoded by the exons GAAAATGTGAAGACAAAACATCCTCAATTGCTCTACGAGTCAAAGTTGTACAGAATTCTACAAGGCGGAA CTGGGATACCGAATGTAAGATGGTTTGGTGTGGAAGGAGACTACAATGTTCTGGTTATGGACTTGCTTGGACCCAGTCTGGAagatcttttcaatttttgcagtaGGAAACTTTCTCTGAAGACAGTTCTCATGCTTGCAGATCAAATG ATTAATCGTGTTGAGTTCGTCCATTCAAAATCATTTTTACATCGAGATATCAAGCCCGATAATTTCCTCATGGGCTTGGGACGGCGTGCCAATCAG GTATACGTCATTGATTTTGGTTTGGCAAAGAAATATAGAGACAGTTCTACTCATCAACATATTCCTTACAG GGAGAACAAAAACTTGACTGGGACTGCACGATATGCCAGTATGAATACTCACCTGGGTATAG AACAAAGCAGGAGAGATGATTTGGAATCTCTTGGATTTGTGCTGATGTACTTCTTGAGAGGAAG TCTTCCTTGGCAGGGACTTAAAGCAGGAACTAAGAAACagaaatatgagaaaataagtgAGAAAAAGGTTTCAACCTCTATAGAG GCCTTGTGCAGGGGTTATCCAACTGAGTTTGCATCATATTTTCATTATTGTCGTTCACTGCGCTTTGAAGATAAACCAGAATATGCTTATCTTAAGAGGATATTCCGTGACCTCTTCATTCGTGAAG GTTTCCAATTTGACTATGTTTTTGATTGGACTATCTTGAAGTATCAGCAGTCTCAGATGGCTGCTCCTCCTTCACGCTCTCTT GGCCCAGGAGCTGGGACAAGCTCAGCCCTGCCCCCTGCGGTTCCCAGTGGTGAACGGCTGCCTG CAGGTGATGAAGAAGGAAGGGTAGTTGGCACTTCTTCAGGAGATCCTTCAGGAAGAAGATCTGGACAGATTATAAATGCTAGAATATCTAGAGAGAAGAGTCCAGCTGCAAATGATTCAGGAAGCAAGGATGCTTTG CTCTCAAGCTCCACTTTCTTCGGAAGGTCTAGCGGAACACTGAGACGCGGTACTGTTTCTGGAAGCCGCGAAACTTTTACTTTGGGAAATGATTCTGATCCCACTCGCTCTCGGACTCCCGAGGCTAGTCCAGCTACTGCAAACAAAACATCAAGTGGGCAAAGAAGCTTTCCGCTTGGTGGATCCTCGAATGCAAAGCATACCTCTTCTGGGGTGAATAATTCTAGCATTAAGAACTATGACTCTACAATAAAGGGTATTGAGAGTTTGCATTTCGATGATGAAGAGAGGTTTCACTGA
- the LOC130988434 gene encoding casein kinase 1-like protein 2 isoform X1: MEPRVGNKYRLGRKIGSGSFGEIYLGTNIQTNDEVAIKLENVKTKHPQLLYESKLYRILQGGTGIPNVRWFGVEGDYNVLVMDLLGPSLEDLFNFCSRKLSLKTVLMLADQMINRVEFVHSKSFLHRDIKPDNFLMGLGRRANQVYVIDFGLAKKYRDSSTHQHIPYRENKNLTGTARYASMNTHLGIEQSRRDDLESLGFVLMYFLRGSLPWQGLKAGTKKQKYEKISEKKVSTSIEALCRGYPTEFASYFHYCRSLRFEDKPEYAYLKRIFRDLFIREGFQFDYVFDWTILKYQQSQMAAPPSRSLGPGAGTSSALPPAVPSGERLPAAGDEEGRVVGTSSGDPSGRRSGQIINARISREKSPAANDSGSKDALLSSSTFFGRSSGTLRRGTVSGSRETFTLGNDSDPTRSRTPEASPATANKTSSGQRSFPLGGSSNAKHTSSGVNNSSIKNYDSTIKGIESLHFDDEERFH, translated from the exons GAAAATGTGAAGACAAAACATCCTCAATTGCTCTACGAGTCAAAGTTGTACAGAATTCTACAAGGCGGAA CTGGGATACCGAATGTAAGATGGTTTGGTGTGGAAGGAGACTACAATGTTCTGGTTATGGACTTGCTTGGACCCAGTCTGGAagatcttttcaatttttgcagtaGGAAACTTTCTCTGAAGACAGTTCTCATGCTTGCAGATCAAATG ATTAATCGTGTTGAGTTCGTCCATTCAAAATCATTTTTACATCGAGATATCAAGCCCGATAATTTCCTCATGGGCTTGGGACGGCGTGCCAATCAG GTATACGTCATTGATTTTGGTTTGGCAAAGAAATATAGAGACAGTTCTACTCATCAACATATTCCTTACAG GGAGAACAAAAACTTGACTGGGACTGCACGATATGCCAGTATGAATACTCACCTGGGTATAG AACAAAGCAGGAGAGATGATTTGGAATCTCTTGGATTTGTGCTGATGTACTTCTTGAGAGGAAG TCTTCCTTGGCAGGGACTTAAAGCAGGAACTAAGAAACagaaatatgagaaaataagtgAGAAAAAGGTTTCAACCTCTATAGAG GCCTTGTGCAGGGGTTATCCAACTGAGTTTGCATCATATTTTCATTATTGTCGTTCACTGCGCTTTGAAGATAAACCAGAATATGCTTATCTTAAGAGGATATTCCGTGACCTCTTCATTCGTGAAG GTTTCCAATTTGACTATGTTTTTGATTGGACTATCTTGAAGTATCAGCAGTCTCAGATGGCTGCTCCTCCTTCACGCTCTCTT GGCCCAGGAGCTGGGACAAGCTCAGCCCTGCCCCCTGCGGTTCCCAGTGGTGAACGGCTGCCTG CAGCAGGTGATGAAGAAGGAAGGGTAGTTGGCACTTCTTCAGGAGATCCTTCAGGAAGAAGATCTGGACAGATTATAAATGCTAGAATATCTAGAGAGAAGAGTCCAGCTGCAAATGATTCAGGAAGCAAGGATGCTTTG CTCTCAAGCTCCACTTTCTTCGGAAGGTCTAGCGGAACACTGAGACGCGGTACTGTTTCTGGAAGCCGCGAAACTTTTACTTTGGGAAATGATTCTGATCCCACTCGCTCTCGGACTCCCGAGGCTAGTCCAGCTACTGCAAACAAAACATCAAGTGGGCAAAGAAGCTTTCCGCTTGGTGGATCCTCGAATGCAAAGCATACCTCTTCTGGGGTGAATAATTCTAGCATTAAGAACTATGACTCTACAATAAAGGGTATTGAGAGTTTGCATTTCGATGATGAAGAGAGGTTTCACTGA